CCTCAATCCAGAGGTGCCATGGAGGAAGGGGGCTGAGTAGGGGAAAGGCAGGGGGCATCTGTatggaaagagggagaagggaacCTACAGTGGGGGCCCCTGGGGTCAGCAGGGGAGCCAGCAGCTGTCTGATTTAAACCCCTTGAAGGGGCACGTGTAATCACAATAGCCCCAGTTCTGCTGGGACTGGAGGTGCTGGGGAAGGGTGGGCCAGGATCTCAGGTTCCCTAGCCCCTCAGGGACAAAGGCTCAGATGGGAACAAGCCTAGGCAGCCAGGCTGGAGCTCTGGGCTCCTGGTCTGGCCTGTGTTCCCTCCTCAGGGTCTGGGGCTGGTGATGCCAaaccctgcccctccctgccaggATCCCCATCTCATCTCTCCTCTCCCTGCGGACCACCCACTGATCTCACCGACCCCATCCTGGCTTCCAGCCCCTTCCACTGACCAGCTGAGACCTTCTCTGCTCTCCAGTCCTACCCTTAGGCCCTTGGGAAAACAGAATCTCCCCAGCCCTCTAGTTATTAGAGTCACAACCCCCTGGGATTAGGGTCAGGCCCTCCTCATGCCTCCTGCCCATCTCGAGGTCCCTCTCAAAGTCCCCGGGGTGAACCATTTCCTCCAGAAGTTGGTTAAGAGGAGGTggctggtgggagggggctgTTGTAGATGAGAGGAAGGACAGCCCCTCCCCTTGGCACCTCATCAGGGCCTTCCTGCTGCAGGTCTTGTCCGTGTCACCGCAGCCTCGAGCTCCGGGGGCAGATCCAggcccagggaagcctgggggtCTCTGCGTGGCTGGAGATGAGGCTCGTCCAGGGACAAGGGTGATGACCATGTATCCAGACAGATTGAGCTCCAATTGGAGGACAGGACCCCCATACCAGGGGCACAGTGGGGGCTACAAGAAGAGGGGATTGTGGACCAGACTGAGGGATAAAGAGGGGGGAGATGTCGGGGGGGGGGCTCAGGGTCCTGTCCATGGGCTTGCTGCCATGCACACTCGAGggagaagtggggagaaggtCAGCTGGGATCAGACAGGGTGGGCCTGGGAAGGTGACCGGAGCAGGGCTGGGGTGAAGGGCAGAGTCTGGGGATGTTGGGAGAAGGAGCCAACTGTTGGGGAAGGAGCTGGGGGTTGTGTGGGTGGAAGGACTGACTATGGGGGTTGTCTGAAGGGCACTCCTGACTGTGGCCTGGCTCCCTGAGGCCAGGCTGCGTCCCCCGCCCCactgcccaccctcccccacatCCAACCTTCCAAGTTCAGGGTGGTGGGAGGACTGGGAGGATGGAGCCACCCCATGCTCCGCCCATGATCATGCTCCCTGCTGCCCtccccacatacacacattctAGCCAGGCTCTGTTTCCTGTTTTCAGGCTCCATATCATGAGCAACGGGATCCCCCAGGACACTCTCTGGGCTCCTCAGGCCCCGGGCCCCAAGGGCCCTGTCGCCCTGCCCCAGCTCACCTGAGTTTCTGAGGCCCCAGGATGCCATAGAGGCCTGGTGAGTTACCTGGGGACTGAGGATGGACGGGAGGGACACAAAAAAGACTACAGGTGGAGATTTGCCCCGAGGGAGCTGTGATGGGGCCACTAACCAGAGTCATGGGCAGGCCTTGCTGGTCTGCAAgacaggagtggggtggggggtgggggtgggtagaaATTTgcggtgggtgggagggagcctggggaggagaggtgggccAGCCCAGCTGCTGAGAGGGTGGGGAGCAGGCTGGAGGGTTTACTGGTGGGGCAGAACGCAGCAGTGGGGTGCAGTTAGGTTAGGGAGCATCCCTCTGAGCGCTGCCCTGATGGGAGCTGAGAGCTGCCCTCGGGGACCCTGGGAGTGTGTGGGTGGAggacctggggtggggcctggaggcAGACATTCCAGAGATACTCAGGGGGGTAAGGGGCCAGCTACCACGACCTTTCTCTCGGAAAATTATAAGCAGATGTGGGCGTCTCAGGGAGGCGTAGAGGAGGGAGCCGGGGCAAGTTAACAGAGAATCTGAAACTGGCGGGGCGAGGGGGGGTGCGGGCGGCGGGTGCTCAAGGGCCTCTGCTGCTCCTGAGCTCAGGAGCGAGAACAGACTCCTCTGAGGTCCTTACCTACTTCCCACCCACTGAGCGAGGCCAGGGgtggaggagatggggaggagcCCATTTCCAGATGGCTGGTGGGTGGTCACAGGGAGGTTGTGGCTTCTCCTTAAGTCTGAGGCCAGGCTGGGGACTCCCTGGGTGATAGCACCTAGAGTTGGGTGCAGAGGTATGCTGGCAAGGCTTTAGTAACTGGCTTCGgtggggggatgggtgggggggtggcccTGATTTGTGgtgtttgctgatttccatggtgcCGATTTCCACCCCCGTGCTTCATTTCAAGCTACCACTGTGACAGCACTGAACAAGGAGTTGGGAAGAGAAGTCATGATTGGCTCTCAGAAGTCAGTATGGGCCGTGCCAGAGCACCAGTGGTGAGGAGGGGCCTCCTTCAAGGTCACCTGGACCTAGCCCTACTCCCACCCCATAAAGCAGGAAGCCCCTAACAGTATCAGGGTTGTTTTGGCCTCTGCCTGCCTACATCCAGTGATGGGGAGCTCACCACCTGAGGTCTCTGATTCCATTACAGAACTGCTTTGACCGTTGGAAAGCTCTTCCTCTAACTGAGCCCAAGTTGGCTTCCCTTATAACTTCCCTTCATCAGCTCCAATTTCACACCTTGGTATAATATCAAAGTGCCCTGGGTAGGGGCTGTGCTGGGGATTGGGAATTCAGGCACAGGTCCCTGCCTCTAGAGGTCATGGTCAGGGAACAGGCACTAGAACAGTGGTGTGTGGGTGACTGGTGCTGGGGGTCCCAGAAAGGATGGGAGGGGGCGGTCTGCCAGTGTGGATCAGGAAGCAGGGCAGGGACAGAGGAATGACACTTGGGCTAGACCTTGAAAGGTGAGTGCTTAAAGTGAAGAATGGGGGGGAGGACGTCCAGACAGAGGAAACCGTGTGAGAAAGTCTCAGAGGCATGGCAGTGCCCCACCCGGTCAGGAATAAGACCTGGAGCCTGGGAAGCATGGGCCAGAGGACCAGAGCCTCATCTCTTCTGCCACCCCTGCTTGGTCTCTGCAGAGACTTGGTCCTCCAGGTTTGTGGCTGCAGTGCCCCTCACCTGCTCCACACCTGGCCCTGTCACAGGCCTCAGCAATGTCACCACCTCTGCGGGCCCTCTTTCTCCTggccctgggcctggggctggCTGGAACCCTCAACCCCAAGGACCCCAACACCTGCAGCTTCTGGGAAAGGTGAGAGAGGGCCCCTGCTGTGCCTTGAGGGCTGCAAGGCCCCAGGTCCCCACTCTCCCCACTAGGGCTCCCCTTCCcagttccttccctttctccagcCCTCACCTTCCTCCTATTTTTGCTCCCCTAGATGGGATGCCTCTGACTCCATCCCCATCTTGATCTGCCTCAGTCTCCATCTCATCTGTGACCCTGTCCTTTCTTTATCCCCACCCTTTGTCCCTGTGCGAGGCTAGCTGCAGGACAGAGCACAGGGTAGGAGCCATTCACTGTGGGGCAAGCAGAGGGGCTGGCCCAGGGAGAGCCAAGGGGACAGCGTTGGACAACAAGGCCCAGGGCAAGATTTGGCCAGAAGTGCTTCAACCCATCTCCATCAGCTGGGCCCAGAAGTCAGTTCTAGCTCAATTTCCCCATATAGGGAGAAGGAGGCAGCGGGGAATGGAAGGCTGGAATGGAATATTCCCAGGAATATTCCAACTCTGGGAGGATCCCTCCAGATTGAAGCGGGACAGATGGGGGGGGTCCATCCTAGGCTCGAGGGAACAAGCCTAAATATTCCCCACTGTGGCCAAGCCCTCGCACCCCCACTCCACTCTGCCAGCTcaggcctctccctgccctgggccccgACTCCGTTGCCTGTCTTGCAGCTTCACCACCACAACCAAGGAGTCGCACTCCCGCCCCTTCAGCCTGCTCCCCTCGGAGCCCTGTGACCGGCCCTGGGAGACCCCGCACACCTGCCCCCGGCCCACGTGAGTGCGTGTCCCCCTCCATCGGCAGATGGGTGCCAGAGGAGCTGCCTCGGCCCAGGCCTTGCCCCTCTGTACCCCCATTCTTTTCTCAGAACCTTTAGAGTTCAGAGGAAGCATCTGGCCTCCGGGCACTCAAGGCATGTTGTGTGTGGGGTATGTGTGTTTGGGGTGTGCAGGTGTGGTgtattgtgtgcatgtgtgtggccGGATGGGAGGCAAGGAGGGAATGTTCTATGCTATCCCAGCTCAGAGTGTTGGGCAGTGCCCCAGGCCTCCCCCAGTGCCGCACTGTGGAAGGTTGGAAGCCGAGGCCTTGGCAGGGAGGACTGAGGGCCACCTCTGGGTCTCCCCCAGGGTTGTCTACCGGACCGTGTACCGCCAGGTGGTGAAGACAGAGCACCGAATGCGCTTGCAGTGCTGCCGGGGCTTCTATGAGAGCAGTGGAGTCTGTGTCCGTGAGTCCTGGGTGGGGCCGTGGAATGAGTGGAGCCTAGGCCACCTAGTCCTTCCCTGCCCTCACCAGTGTGGGGCTACTCCTCTGCCCTCCACTGGCCCTGTTGTCTCTAGGGACAAAGCTGCCACTTCATACCTCTGTCTCTAGCTGTCCCTAcgtctctcccaccctctctctccaTGTCCCTCAGCAGTCTCTGGCTCTGCATCTCTGTCTCTGGGCTGCCTGTGTCTCTCTGTCACCGTGTCTCAGGACTCCGTGTCTggctctctctctgactcttccTGTCCCTGTCTCTCTGTTGCTATCTGTCTCGACCTGTCGCCATCCAGTCTCTCCTGTCCCCTGCCCGCAGCACCCTGAAACCCCCAGAGCAGAGCCcgctctgtctgtctctccccttctctcagcCTTGGACCATCACCAGCCCCTACAGAGACCCCTGCCCAGcctgagcccccagcccagcccctacCCTCTCTCTGGACAGCATCCATGTCTGGTCCCTACGTGAGGAAACCCGCCTGCCCATTTCCCAACAAGGTGCTTCCAGAATTTCACAGAAAGGAGCTCGGGAGTCCAGAATCCTGAGGTCTTGACAAGCTCTGACCTGAGTTGCTTTATTCTCAGTCTTTTTGCATCTTAGAGGCAGAACTGCTGCTTGGTGAACTCCAGGTCCCTGGTGTGGGAGGAAGCTGGGGTTAGGCTTCAGAGAATAAAAGGTGGGTACGGCAGGGGTGGAAGCATCTtctcacacacaccccaccccaactCTGCCCCAGCGCTTTGTGCTCAGGAGTGTGTTCATGGCCGCTGCATGGCACCCAATCAGTGCCAATGTGTGCAAGACTGGCGGGGCGACGACTGCTCCAGTGGTGAGTGGCTGGTGGTGACGGCAGGGCATGACCCCTTGTGCCTCCAGGGATGCAGAACCCTTGGGCACACCCTCCCTACCAGGGCACAGGTGCTTAGGGCCCCAGGGCGATCACCCAGCAGAATCCCACTGCAGCCAGCAGCCTTTTCTGGAGGTGTGGTACAGGGGGAGGGGCCAAAGCCGGGCATGGGGGCATGTGTGGGGGCCAGGACACAGAGACGGGGACTaactggaggctggggagggggcaagaCCTCTGGTGACCCCCTTCTGCCCTCCCATCCCACAGCTTGTGCTCCAGGAGTTTGGGGGCCACAGTGTGACAAGCCCTGCAACTGCGGCAACAGCAGCTCCTGTGACCCCAAGAGTGGGGCATGTTCCTGTCCCTCTGGGCTGCAGCCTCCACACTGCTTTTGGCCCTGCTCCCCTGGCAGCTATGGCCCTGCCTGTCAGTTCAGCTGCCAGTGCCATGGGGCACCTTGTGACCCCCAGACCGGAGCCTGCCTCTGCCCCCCAGAGAGAACTGGGCCCAGGTGTGTAACAGGAGGAACACACACTTACGGGATCGCAGACACAGGATGCACGGGCATACGTGGGGACACAAGGGGACTTGGCATCCCAAACGTGGGGATGGAGTCAAGAGGCCCAGATCCTGGTCCCAGCTTTGCTGCTCGCTGGTTGAGCAGCCTTGAGCAAATCATTGACTCTTTGCGTGTTTGTTTccggtctgtaaaatgggagcagtattgtccacctagaagggttgttgtgaagatatCATGAACTAGCGTGTGAGCGAAAGCACGTCCCAAATTGGGGCTGAGATAGGGACGCAGAGAACCCTACTGcaaggcagggggcagggagagttGGGGAGTCACAGGAGGGAGAATGTGCATCTAGCTGGATATCAAAGATCCAGCTTCATGGAGGAGCTCTGGAGTTGAGCCCTCAGGATAGAAAACCATGGCAGGCAGACGTGTTGCCCTCAGAGGGACTAGCGTGAGCAAAGGCAGGGATGGGGCAGAGGGTGCGTGGAGAGCAGACACGCCGCCATGGCTCTTCATTCTGCCCCTCCTGATGGGGCTGGGTATTTCCAGTCCTGGAAACGTttggtttttgtggggtttttttgcggtacgcggggctctcactgctgtggcctctcccgttgtggagcacaggctccggacgcgcaggctcagcggccacggctcacgggcccagccgctccgcggcacgtgggatcttcccggaccggggcacgaacccgcgtcccctgcatcggcaggcggactctcaaccactgcgccaccagggaagccctaaacgttTGTTTTTTGATCCCTGCAGTACCCAACAGGGAAGCGGGGTGAGACTTGAAGGGTGGGTGTGACTCACTGAGCCCTGGAGTCGGGCCTTCCTCCTGGGGAGGGCCTGTTTGTGGTTGACCAGCTCTTGGAGGCAAAGGGGGAAGCAGGTACTGCTTGTTGACATACTGACCTCACCCCCTCTGCCCAACAGCTGCGAGGTGTCCTGTTCACAGGACAATGTTGGCTTCTCCTGCCCCAGCACCCCTCCCTGCCAAAACGGGGGTGTCTTCCAGGCCTCTCGGGGCTCCTGCAGCTGCCCACCTGGCTGGATGGTATGAAGGGTGGGGTCTGTGGGTGTGAATTCTGTGGGTGGTTCTCTTCAGGGCTCCCAGGAGGATGTGAGTGAGGCGGGTAGGCTGTGTGGGCCCTGGAGAGGTTTGAGGGTTTGGGGTGTAGGTGTATTGACGGGTCCTGTGGCCacggggagggggctgggctcCTGGGGCTCTGTCGACCTCTCACCCCCACAGGGCACCATCTGTTCCCTGCCCTGCCCCGAGGGCTCCTATGGACCCAACTGCTCCCAGGAATGTCGCTGTCACAACGGAGGCCTCTGCGACCGGTTCACTGGGCAGTGTCGCTGCGCTCCGGGATACACAGGGGAACGGTGAGTGGTGTCggcctggggtgggagtggcCTGAGGTGGGCCGGGGGTGGCGGCGGGCGGCGTGGCCAGGCTCACTCCCGCGAGGCGCCCAGGTGCCGTGAGGAGTGCCCCGTGGGCCGCTTCGGGCAGGACTGTGCTGAGACTTGCGACTGCGCCACGGGCGCCCGCTGCTTCCCGGCCAACGGCGCGTGTCTGTGCGAACACGGCTTCACTGGGGACCGCTGCGCCGAACGTCTCTGCCCCGACGGCCTCTATGGCCTCAGCTGCCAGATGCCCTGCACCTGCGACCCGGAACACAGTCTCAAGTAGGCCGTGGGCACTGTGGTCAAGGGGTCTGGAGGCCAATGGGAGAGGCCTTGGGTGCTGAAGCCACCGGAGTCACTGAAAGGACCTAGGGCGTGGCAGATGTCAcagaagggaaaggggaggggcctCGGGGACGGGGAGAGACCGCTCTCGGAACAGCACCAAGCCTCCCCGATGTCCCCCTCAATTCGGCGATGCTCGGCTCCCACCACGCGGAGGGGGCGGGGAAGTCGATCTGCGGACCCGGTCTCAGACCGCGTCGCGTCCCCGCCTCCGCCCGCAGCTGCCACCCGATGAGCGGGGAGTGCTCTTGCCTGCCGGGCTGGGCGGGCCTCCACTGCAACGAGAGCTGCCCGCAGGACACGCACGGGCCCGGCTGCCAGGAGCACTGCCTCTGCCTGCACGGCGGCGTCTGCCAGCCCGACAGCGGCCTCTGCCGGTGCGCGCCCGGCTACACGGTGAGGCGCGCCCCGCCGCGAGGGAGGTGCCGGAGAGGCCCGGGAGCCCGCCCACTCCTCTCACTGATGCTCCCGCCCGCTCTCAGGGCCCGCATTGCGCTAGCCTGTGTCCCCCTGACACCTATGGAGTCAACTGCTCCGCACGCTGCTCCTGCGAAAATGCCATCGCCTGCTCGCCCATCGACGGCGCCTGCGTCTGCAAGGAAGGTAATGGGTTGGGGTCTCCCGGAAGGGGATTTGGGGGCGGGGCCATGCGAAGAAGGGAGAGTCCAAGGATAGGGGCAGGCCAAGGCTAAGGGAGAGGCTGCAGGGTTAAGGGTGGAGGCACTGGTCAGCAGCTGGACTGCTGGGAAAGTAGCCAGGCTACTTCCTTCCTGGAATATCCGCTTTGCTTTTTTTCAACCACAAAAATCCCAATTGTCCTTAAAGTCCCAGACCAGAGGTACCTCTTTGCAGAACATTCCTCATCCTCAGAGGTACAGAATCACAGACTGGCAGGTCCAGCAAGGGTCTCGGAGATCTACCATGGGTGGCACGTTGGCAACCTTTAGGCTAGATTCGGACACAGAAATGTTTTGTTTGACTAGCTCTCTATCATATTTAACAAAAGTCCAGTCTCCAGTCCCCACTCCTCCCTATTGTCTTACACGTGGTCTGGAGAACTCATTTAGTTACCTGTTGGGGCCTCTGTAAGCATTTGGGTTTGCTGCCACTCCCCTTCATTTTTCAGAAGAGGCAACCAAGACCCAGAAGGTGGTGGTGGTCTTTCAGCCTTCTGTCCAACATCCAACAGTTTCTATGCTTGTTTCCTATGTGGCCATGGGcatgcccacccccagccccagctcatagcacagagcctggcagagCCAATGCCCAGTGTGTGCTTGCTCAGGAGGGGAGCCAGGTCCCCGTGCCTACTTGCAAGTCCCCTCTTCCAGGTTGGCAGCATGGTAACTGCTCCGTGCCCTGCCCACCTGGTACCTGGGGCTTCGGTTGCAATGCTAGCTGCCAGTGTGCCCACGAGGCAGCCTGCAGCCCCCAAACT
This genomic stretch from Kogia breviceps isolate mKogBre1 chromosome 1, mKogBre1 haplotype 1, whole genome shotgun sequence harbors:
- the PEAR1 gene encoding platelet endothelial aggregation receptor 1 isoform X20; the encoded protein is MSPPLRALFLLALGLGLAGTLNPKDPNTCSFWESFTTTTKESHSRPFSLLPSEPCDRPWETPHTCPRPTVVYRTVYRQVVKTEHRMRLQCCRGFYESSGVCVPLCAQECVHGRCMAPNQCQCVQDWRGDDCSSACAPGVWGPQCDKPCNCGNSSSCDPKSGACSCPSGLQPPHCFWPCSPGSYGPACQFSCQCHGAPCDPQTGACLCPPERTGPSCEVSCSQDNVGFSCPSTPPCQNGGVFQASRGSCSCPPGWMGTICSLPCPEGSYGPNCSQECRCHNGGLCDRFTGQCRCAPGYTGERCREECPVGRFGQDCAETCDCATGARCFPANGACLCEHGFTGDRCAERLCPDGLYGLSCQMPCTCDPEHSLNCHPMSGECSCLPGWAGLHCNESCPQDTHGPGCQEHCLCLHGGVCQPDSGLCRCAPGYTGPHCASLCPPDTYGVNCSARCSCENAIACSPIDGACVCKEGWQHGNCSVPCPPGTWGFGCNASCQCAHEAACSPQTGACTCTPGWHGTHCQLPCLKGHFGEGCASRCDCDHSDGCDPVHGHCQCQAGWTGTRCQLPCPEGFWGANCSNICTCKNGGTCIPENGNCVCAPGFRGPSCQRSCPLGHWGANCAQLCQCRHGGTCHPQHGSCFCPPGRTGHLCLEGCSPGVFGDNCSQPCQCGPGERCHPETGACVCPPGHSGAPCRIGSQEPFTMMPTSPVAYNSLGAVIGIAVLGSLVVALVALFIGYRHWQKGKEHQHLAVAYSSGRLDGSEYVMPGSSRLDRSYSCSYSNRNGLGPFYSKGPISEEGLRASVASLSSENPYATIRDLPSLLGSPRESSYMEMKGPPSGSPPRQPPQLRDSQRWRRHCQPERDSGTYEQPSPLTHDRDSVGSQPPLPPGLPPGHYDSPKNSHIPGHYDLPPVRHPPSPPLRRQDR
- the PEAR1 gene encoding platelet endothelial aggregation receptor 1 isoform X13, which gives rise to MSPPLRALFLLALGLGLAGTLNPKDPNTCSFWESFTTTTKESHSRPFSLLPSEPCDRPWETPHTCPRPTVVYRTVYRQVVKTEHRMRLQCCRGFYESSGVCVPLCAQECVHGRCMAPNQCQCVQDWRGDDCSSACAPGVWGPQCDKPCNCGNSSSCDPKSGACSCPSGLQPPHCFWPCSPGSYGPACQFSCQCHGAPCDPQTGACLCPPERTGPSCEVSCSQDNVGFSCPSTPPCQNGGVFQASRGSCSCPPGWMGTICSLPCPEGSYGPNCSQECRCHNGGLCDRFTGQCRCAPGYTGERCREECPVGRFGQDCAETCDCATGARCFPANGACLCEHGFTGDRCAERLCPDGLYGLSCQMPCTCDPEHSLNCHPMSGECSCLPGWAGLHCNESCPQDTHGPGCQEHCLCLHGGVCQPDSGLCRCAPGYTGPHCASLCPPDTYGVNCSARCSCENAIACSPIDGACVCKEGWQHGNCSVPCPPGTWGFGCNASCQCAHEAACSPQTGACTCTPGWHGTHCQLPCLKGHFGEGCASRCDCDHSDGCDPVHGHCQCQAGWTGTRCQLPCPEGFWGANCSNICTCKNGGTCIPENGNCVCAPGFRGPSCQRSCPLGHWGANCAQLCQCRHGGTCHPQHGSCFCPPGRTGHLCLEGCSPGVFGDNCSQPCQCGPGERCHPETGACVCPPGHSGAPCRIGSQEPFTMMPTSPVAYNSLGAVIGIAVLGSLVVALVALFIGYRHWQKGKEHQHLAVAYSSGRLDGSEYVMPDVPPSYSHYYSNPSYHTLSQCSPNPPPPNKVPGSQLFASLQAPERPGGAHGHDNHATLPADWKHRREPPPGPLDRGSSRLDRSYSCSYSNRNGLGPFYSKGPISEEGLRASVASLSSENPYATIRDLPSLLGSPRESSYMEMKGPPSGSPPRQPPQLRDSQRWRRHCQPERDSGTYEQPSPLTHDRDSVGSQPPLPPGLPPGHYDSPKNSHIPGHYDLPPVRHPPSPPLRRQDR